Within Triticum dicoccoides isolate Atlit2015 ecotype Zavitan chromosome 1B, WEW_v2.0, whole genome shotgun sequence, the genomic segment aaaaatgttAACCTTGTCTAGTGATATGACCTAGTATCTTTGCGTACAAAACATTCTAAAATGTGTACGGCCAAAATTTCATATCTTTGACTTCTAATACGTAGAAGTATATGTTTCAATTGATCTGGTAAAAGTAATACTACTACTATAATTATATTCTTAAGAAAAAATTATGTAAGGTAATATCCATGTATTTCTTTTGGAAAGAAACAATAGGACAATGATATTGGCCGAAAATTCAAATTGTGAATTGTTTCCCTCTTTCCCAGGAGATGTTCACCATTTCAAATTTTAGAATGCTTTTGTAGGCATGAGAGATGAACAAACAAATGGCAAGCCTGACCTGATCCATATGTATACGTTTTGAATTCTTTCACAAAGTTAGGCTGTACAATCAATTCCTTGGTTTTCATCCCATACATCCTTTCCAACTTCTGTTGAACTTGATATCAAAAAATTCgagaacaaagaagaagaagaaaaatgagctGCTAGCAGTATATTTCAGCGTCTGCACAGGAGGTGATTCTCCTCGTGGATGGTCTCGAGGTTGGGCCGCCTGGAGCGCGCGCTGCTGAGCCGGTGCTTGAGCACGTCGATCTCGGCGGCCACCGCGTCGTCCACCATCTCGTCCAGCCGCGCCCTCGGCGACGGCGCCTCCTCCGCGGCCGGCACGAAGGTGATGGCCGGCTCGGGctgagccgctgccgccgccgcggcccccacGGAGGACACCTTGGCGGAGCGCCGGGCCtcccgggtggcggcggcggcgaggcgggccaTGTCGGCGGCGGCCAGCTTTGTGCCGATGCGCTTCATGGGGAAGGTGGCGTAGATGACGCCCATCTCGAGGTCCTCGTCGGCGTGGAGCGCCTCGAGGCGGGTGCCGACGCGCGCGTGGCGCGTCTCGGCCACGAAGTGGCCCGGCGCGTCCATCATCAGCTCCGCCGCCGTGGTCGGCAGCGAGACCCGCCGCACCGCGCCGTCGGGGAGGATCACCCGCGCGCCCTTCCCGCCCGGCGTCTTGGCCAGCGTGCACGACAGGTAGTTCCCCATGCCCGCTCGCGCGCCGCCGACGGGAGATCCTCCAAGAACCGTCGCAGAGCAGAAGCTGTTGCGCAAGAAGCCAAACGGAACGAGGCCGAGCTAAGACAAGATCGCGCCGCGGAAGCAAAGCAGGCGAGGGAGCGAGCAGGTTGTTGAAGTGCTGGGAACGGCCGGGATGGATGTCTGCGGTGGTTGGTTCGGGTTTGCGGCTTGCCGGTGACGCCGCGGCTTTATATAGCTAGCTACCGCGGGTCGCCTCGGCTGGGCGCTAGCTAGCTTGGATTGGAAACGCGTGCGGAGGAAGGTGACGGCGAAGGCAAGTCAGCGGGAGGCGGGTGTCTCCTCCCGCCGCGGGGCGCGTGCGAGGGTGTGGACGATGGGGTCGGGTCGTCGGTCGGCCCGCGCGGTGCGGTGGTGATCTGCCCTGCGCGTGCGGCGTGGTGGGGACGGACGGAGCGCCCCTGCTGGCTGGGTGGGTCGGAATATTCGGTAGAAAAATGGTCTCGCCCCGGCCGCGTCGTGGGTGGCCGCAGCTTTTATCCGTGGGCGCCCGTCTATTTCCGGGTGTCAACAACACCTTTTCTGACTTTCAGATTCAGACCCAACAGCCAAGACCTGCAAACTGTATTTCCTAAATCCGGTGCATGCATGGGTTTTGTATGACTCTAGTCAGTCTTTTCACATTCTTTTTGTTGTCTTTGTGTACATCTAAGGGCGTCAGCGGCGCCAAATATAGCGATTAGCGATTATGATTATCGCCCACGAGAAACATAGGGTGGGTTGGTTTTGGAAGTACGTATTTGTTTAGGTAAATCCTTCAGATTATTATTAGGGTGGGTTGGTCTCAAAAGCATTTGTTTAGGTAAATAATTCAGATTATTTGTATGTCTTCCAGTGAGAAAGCGACGAATCGTTGTTGGATCTTGCCTTGTTTTCTTCTTTAGTCATGGACTGAATAATGAGTGAGTAAGGAGCTCAAGATATTGTATGTCTTTTTGTTGGGTGTCGTTTTCTTGGGTTGGGTTTGGCTTGTCAATATTCAAATTCAACATGTGACAGTCATTTCCCCACGCCTTAAACGTGCTCCCGCTGTCGAGCACCACTTAGCCTGCGGAGCAGGTAATAGATTTGGTCGTGTACATGGCTGCGTACTGTCCGTGGCTGCTGATGTAGACACGCACAACCAAGGGCAGCAAGCGGGCAAATTAAGATGTTTTTCGCTCTTGTTGATCTGATTGTGCTAAGGACATCTTCAATGGAGACCCGTAAATTTTCTTCCGTATCCGTTCATGGGCAAAGGGACCAGTATGCGGACCAGAATACGAGAGACCGTTATTCAACAGTAGCCGCATACATTTTGACAACAAATCAAATTAGCTGGACAAAATTCGTTGAAACACGGCTCGATTTCATCGAGGACCGgcttgccgccgggctggatccagggcgactggatccgctcaacAATCACTCAGGCGGATCTCGACGACTTGGACGACGGAGggttgatcccccatggatcggggcGGCTCCCGGGGAGAGAGtcagagccgcagcctcaggagggtgagtgtgttcttctggccacccacgtcgaccgtgggttttctttgccgccccaccctttcttccgggggtttctgaatttttttggggcacaactccaccacttcacacccaactccatagtGTATCTCGCAGCCTATGTGTCTCTGTGCGAAtgcttcttgggttgccggcctcactggggcctctttaagcacatcttcacctgtcgctcccagacggtgaagaagGCCAATCCGAATGACGAGAGGACACATGTGATTCAAATGTGCGGGGGCCTTGGGATCCAGTTGAGGGGGAAAAGTTCTTTTCCAACCATGATTTTGCCCGACTCcgtccgagggtggcagtcgacttggttttactgcaaggaccagccgatgccagggcagtcgaccgggctccctcccttttccatggaacgagtgaggaagccctcctctttgaaggtggtcccgAAGGAGAAGGCACAggtgaaggtgctggtcgagcgcgtcgtgcagctcatccgcgacggggtgactggtatggacctcctggaggtcttcctccggcggCGATCCAGCCGCTCCAATTCCGAGAGcatcctatgtggatgtattctggaactgaggacaccactcggatccacccggaggagatcgACGGCTTCACGCTGGAGCGGTGGATGGGAAGCattacggggaacaaggacaacccccgaggagccaggagggtcgttccactcgaccaatcatatgaagTTGACAAGGTCCAACACTGCATTTCCGACTGCGATTCTGTTTTTCTTTCCATTCTGTCTGTTTGAAATCAACCGACTGACTTTCGTCTTGTTTGCTGTCTTCTAGGTCACGgctgaaatgtactcgatgcccaacggggcgcaggaacaagccgaggagggggaagaggatgaagacgttccagcgaggaggaggaggaaatggaggtcgatcctcctcgcacggagaggcgatccaagcttgcccACGACCCCGCGAGGGAGCATGGCAAAGCGGTCGCGCCCGTTGTGCCATCAACAAAGCGCCCTCAGACGACCTCTCCGGCGCCAACTGAAAAAGCGCTGAAGCATCCGCGGGCAGAGTCGTCCAAGCCTCCGAAGGCCTTGCTCAAAATTAAAATGGccattcccaccatctccgggtaacagCAGGATTTGTGTTTCTTTGTTCAGCTCAAGTGAACTTCCGGCCGACTCATCGActaaccgactgatttctgaaatctgcagcgctgctacctccgagacctccgccaaggatggcgaccaagaaatggaagacacTGTCACCTCCAACCCTGATACGTTCTCTTGTAGTTTTCACTTTGGTCGACTGGATCTTCGTGTTCTAACTCTGGATTTATCTTGCAGCTCCTCGCcacgtcattgatctccctgacgaTGATGACGAGGTGCCTCTGAAGGCGAGGAAGAGCAGAAGGGACCCGGCTGGCAGGGCCACTCGGACTGCGTCAGCACCTGAGGCGCCGGTTCAAGAGGGTGGCGACGCCGCTCGGCATTCTGTGACCTTCACCGTGCC encodes:
- the LOC119311217 gene encoding uncharacterized protein LOC119311217 — its product is MGNYLSCTLAKTPGGKGARVILPDGAVRRVSLPTTAAELMMDAPGHFVAETRHARVGTRLEALHADEDLEMGVIYATFPMKRIGTKLAAADMARLAAAATREARRSAKVSSVGAAAAAAAQPEPAITFVPAAEEAPSPRARLDEMVDDAVAAEIDVLKHRLSSARSRRPNLETIHEENHLLCRR